Proteins encoded together in one Gigantopelta aegis isolate Gae_Host chromosome 8, Gae_host_genome, whole genome shotgun sequence window:
- the LOC121380014 gene encoding allatostatin-A receptor-like has product MADGPGASLEIELLILSTAPPVDLISMNVTQGNTSTMDLKMMEFERLVRIIVPTIFGVIFLLGLIGNLMVILVVASDKKMRNTTNILILSLATADLMFIVFCVPFTATGYALPIWPFGSEWCKINQYMTYVCAYASVYTLVLMSLDRYLAVVHAIRSMHIRNEKNTWMAVFLTWGVILLGNIPILFQYDYFPYEHNGENRSACLNVASFRDTNVGRIFYSCFFVFGYALPLGVVCLMYGLMLKRLLYGVVPGGGNQSADSIRAKKRVTRMVIIVVVMFAVCWLPIQIILVVQTFGFYPTEVSYIGLQMASNCVAYMNSCVNPFLYAFLSENFRRSFRKFICCFSLPRKMDYERTNIRDKDTRSTCMTRTTLNHV; this is encoded by the coding sequence ATGGCGGATGGACCAGGGGCATCACTGGAGATCGAGCTATTGATACTGAGCACGGCGCCCCCTGTCGACTTGATATCGATGAACGTGACGCAGGGCAACACCTCCACGATGGACCTGAAGATGATGGAGTTCGAGCGACTCGTGCGGATCATAGTTCCGACCATCTTCGGCGTGATCTTCCTCCTGGGCCTGATCGGGAACCTGATGGTCATTCTGGTGGTGGCGTCCGACAAGAAGATGCGCAACACAACCAACATCCTCATCCTCAGCCTCGCCACCGCCGACCTCATGTTCATCGTGTTCTGCGTGCCCTTCACCGCCACCGGCTACGCCCTGCCCATCTGGCCGTTCGGCAGCGAATGGTGCAAGATCAACCAGTACATGACCTACGTCTGCGCCTACGCCAGCGTCTACACGCTGGTTCTCATGTCCCTGGACCGCTACCTGGCCGTGGTTCACGCGATCCGCTCCATGCACATCCGGAACGAGAAGAACACGTGGATGGCCGTGTTTCTTACGTGGGGGGTGATTCTCCTGGGCAACATCCCGATCCTGTTCCAGTACGACTACTTCCCATACGAGCACAACGGCGAGAACCGCTCGGCGTGTCTGAACGTGGCCAGTTTTCGAGACACCAATGTCGGACGGATTTTCTATTCCTGCTTCTTCGTGTTCGGCTACGCACTTCCGCTAGGCGTCGTTTGCCTGATGTACGGTCTCATGTTAAAGCGACTACTGTACGGCGTGGTGCCCGGGGGAGGGAACCAGTCTGCAGACAGTATTCGCGCCAAAAAGCGAGTCACCCGGATGGTGATCATAGTCGTCGTCATGTTCGCCGTCTGCTGGCTGCcaattcaaataattttagtcgTTCAGACATTCGGATTCTACCCAACGGAAGTTTCCTACATCGGTTTACAGATGGCGTCAAACTGTGTAGCGTACATGAATAGCTGCGTTAACCCGTTCCTTTATGCTTTTCTGTCGGAGAACTTTAGAAGAAGCTTTCGTAAATTTATCTGTTGTTTTTCTCTGCCAAGGAAAATGGATTATGAGAGGACAAATATTCGTGACAAAGACACGAGAAGCACGTGCATGACACGTACAACGCTTAATCACGTCTGA